A single region of the bacterium genome encodes:
- a CDS encoding VOC family protein yields the protein MATSTKYAHGVFSWVQLGTADPAAAKRFYGGLFGWQFEDMPAGPEMTYTFVKLKNQSVGGLYALSKDMLAQGVPSHWLPFINVTNADDIAKKTTQGGGKVLNAPMDVLDVGRMAVLQDPTGAQVAIWQARTHLGADLVNDTGAMCWNELMTPDIAAAGRFYGATFGWTADLVDTSADSSYSIFKAGTTQVGGMMARPPQMKDIPPHWLTYFAVTDCDGTAKKVGDLGGKILKPPMDIPNIGRFAVCQDPQGAVFAIFTPQSR from the coding sequence GTGGCCACAAGCACCAAATATGCACATGGTGTTTTCTCCTGGGTGCAACTCGGGACCGCCGATCCGGCGGCGGCAAAGCGATTTTACGGGGGTCTGTTCGGGTGGCAATTCGAAGACATGCCCGCGGGCCCCGAGATGACCTACACCTTCGTCAAGTTGAAGAACCAGAGCGTGGGTGGGCTCTATGCCTTGAGCAAGGACATGCTCGCGCAGGGCGTGCCGTCGCACTGGCTCCCCTTCATTAACGTGACGAATGCCGACGACATCGCGAAGAAAACCACGCAGGGTGGGGGCAAGGTGCTCAATGCGCCCATGGACGTTCTGGACGTGGGCCGGATGGCCGTCCTACAGGACCCTACCGGCGCGCAGGTCGCGATATGGCAGGCCAGGACGCATCTCGGCGCGGATCTCGTCAACGACACAGGCGCGATGTGCTGGAACGAACTGATGACCCCCGACATTGCGGCCGCCGGGCGATTCTACGGCGCGACGTTCGGCTGGACTGCCGACTTAGTCGACACGAGCGCAGATAGCTCATATTCGATCTTTAAAGCGGGAACGACGCAAGTCGGGGGGATGATGGCGAGACCTCCGCAGATGAAAGACATTCCGCCGCATTGGCTGACCTACTTCGCCGTCACGGACTGCGACGGCACGGCCAAAAAGGTGGGGGATCTCGGCGGCAAGATCCTCAAGCCGCCAATGGACATTCCGAACATCGGCCGCTTCGCGGTCTGCCAGGATCCTCAGGGCGCGGTTTTTGCGATCTTTACCCCACAGTCTCGATAA
- a CDS encoding type 1 glutamine amidotransferase domain-containing protein yields the protein MSESIDILNPNKPKRIVIIASNPTTSKQTGWPIGFWWAELSHPYFELTERGYQVDITSPDGGKLEGDNWSDPRDKSGYSAHDLISLGFISSPEHRKLTDESKPIHDIRLGDYDGAFFVGGQGPMYTFYNDERVHKLVADFYEAGKITAVICHATCVLLKVRLSNGQLLVDGKTWTGFANSEEQYADEFVGQRIQPFRIEDGAKKIPNTNFMVMGRFKSHAVRDGNLITGQQQYSATAAARLVIEALGV from the coding sequence ATGTCCGAAAGCATCGATATCTTGAATCCGAACAAGCCGAAGCGGATAGTGATCATCGCGTCGAACCCGACGACGTCCAAGCAGACCGGATGGCCGATCGGCTTCTGGTGGGCTGAGCTTAGCCACCCCTACTTTGAGTTGACCGAGCGCGGGTACCAAGTCGACATCACGAGTCCCGACGGTGGCAAGCTCGAGGGGGACAATTGGAGCGACCCGCGGGATAAGAGTGGGTACTCGGCCCACGACCTGATCAGCCTAGGGTTCATAAGCTCACCAGAACATCGGAAACTGACCGATGAGTCCAAGCCGATCCACGACATTCGTCTCGGGGACTACGATGGGGCATTTTTCGTCGGTGGCCAGGGTCCGATGTACACATTCTACAATGACGAGCGGGTGCATAAGCTGGTCGCGGACTTCTACGAGGCGGGCAAGATTACCGCGGTCATCTGCCACGCCACCTGCGTGCTGCTGAAGGTAAGGCTATCCAACGGGCAGTTGCTGGTGGACGGCAAGACATGGACCGGCTTCGCCAACTCCGAGGAACAATATGCGGATGAGTTCGTCGGCCAGCGCATCCAGCCGTTCCGGATCGAGGATGGAGCTAAGAAGATCCCCAACACGAACTTCATGGTGATGGGCCGTTTCAAGTCCCACGCGGTACGCGACGGGAACTTGATCACTGGACAGCAGCAGTACTCAGCGACCGCTGCCGCGCGATTGGTGATTGAGGCGCTGGGCGTCTAG
- a CDS encoding helix-turn-helix domain-containing protein, whose product MRKIVGLEDRALQSREAIELLSSKWRIAVLNILRDGPLRTSEIQGAISEVSSKVLTETLRGMQRDGLIDRQIFGVVPAHVEYGLTGMGRSLIKPLRDLCHWAKAHVAERDQARSKFELAAKMSQSGKARQVVFK is encoded by the coding sequence ATGAGAAAAATCGTCGGCTTAGAAGACCGCGCGCTGCAGTCGCGGGAAGCAATCGAGCTCCTTTCCAGCAAGTGGCGGATTGCGGTCCTGAACATCTTAAGAGACGGCCCATTACGCACTAGCGAGATCCAAGGCGCCATAAGTGAAGTTTCATCTAAAGTGCTCACCGAGACGTTGCGGGGCATGCAACGGGATGGTTTGATCGACCGACAGATCTTTGGCGTCGTTCCGGCGCATGTTGAATACGGCCTCACAGGCATGGGCCGCAGTCTCATCAAACCACTTCGTGACTTGTGCCACTGGGCGAAGGCGCACGTCGCCGAGCGCGATCAGGCGAGGAGCAAATTCGAACTGGCTGCGAAAATGTCGCAGTCCGGGAAAGCACGTCAGGTGGTCTTTAAGTGA